The genomic region CGGTGTTTCTAGAAATAATTGCGACACAGTCTGAATTACTATTGACTAGTGACTATTTATGGTAAGCGGATAAATGATTCCGCTAAAATTTAATAATAAGAATAATGTTTTAGTAAATATAGCGAGAGTTATTTCTCGCTTCATAAAATAGTCACTAGTCATTAGTAAATAGTACTTAAAGGAGTTTCATTATGCGCACAAACGATATCCGAACATTATTTCTCGACTACTTCAAGTCCAAAGACCATACTCTTGTCAAAAGTGACTCGTTAATTCCTTCAAATGACCCTACACTGTTGTTTACTTCTGCGGGGATGGTGCAGTTTAAATCCATGTATGTTTCGAAGGGCAAGCTTGAATATGTAAGAGCAACCTCCTGTCAAAAGTGTGTCAGGACTCCGGATCTTGAGAATGTGGGAAAAACCCCGAGACATCATACTTTTTTTGAAATGCTAGGTAACTTTTCTTTTGGCGATTATTTTAAAAAAGAATCACTGGCCTATTCCTGGGATTTTATTACGAATGTCCTGAAACTTCCGAAAGACAGCCTTTGGGCAAGTATATATGAAGATGATAATGAAGCTTTTGAGATCTGGAATAAAGAGATAGGGCTTCCCGCGGAAAGAATCGTGCGTCTCGGTAAGAAAGATAACTTCTGGGGGCCGGTGGGCGGTACAGGGCCTTGCGGGCCTTGCAGTGAAATATATATAGATTTTGGCCCTTCCTTCGGCTGCGGTAAAAAAGATTGCAAGCCGGGTTGTGATTGCGACAGGTTCGAAGAGTTCTGGAATAATGTGTTCCCCTGTTTCGACGCCCAGCCTGACGGTTCTTTTAAACCCCTGCAGAACCGTGGAGTTGATACCGGGATGGGATTGGAACGTCTGGCTTCGATATTACAGGATACAAAGAATAACTACGATATTGATATTATAAAACCCCTGGTGCTTGAAGCGGGAAAACTTACGAATACTGTTTACAAAAACGATGCAAAAAAAGATGTAATGCTTAAAGTCATAGCCGATCACGCCAGAGCAACGACATTTCTTATCGGGGACGGGATTTTTCCGCTTAATGAAGGTCGCGGGTATGTACTTCGCAGAATAATAAGAAGAGCGGTAAGATTCGGAAAACTTTTGGGACAGGACCTGCCTTTTATGTACAAGTTATCCGGAAATGTGGTCGAGCAGATGAAGTTGCCTTACCCGGAACTTGATGAGAGGAAGGAACAGATAAGCCGGATAATCAAACAGGAAGAAGAAAGGTTCCTTGAAACACTGAATCAGGGGATGAATCTCCTTGAAGGGTTTATGGACAAGAACAAAGGCGTTATCCCCGGGGAAGAGGCGTTTAAACTTTATGACACGTTCGGTTTTCCGCTGGAGCTTACCATAGAAATAGCTGCGGAAAAGAGTGTTAAAGTTGATGAAGCCGGCTTTGAAAAAGCGTTCACCGTCCAGCAGGAAAAAGCGCGTTCTGCCTGGAAAGGTTCAGGCGAAAAAGAGATGAGCGGGCAGCTGGCTCAATTTGCCAAGACGGAGTTTTCCGGATATGATTCTTATGACGCAGAAGCAAAGGTTATCGGATTGTTAAAAGACGGTAAAGTCGCAGACTCGGCCAATGAAGGCGAGGATGTTGCGATACTTCTTAATAAATCCCCGTTCTATGGCGAGATGGGCGGGCAGGCGGGGGATTCCGGTATTATCTCCAATGACAAATTCACCGCTTTGGTAATAAGCTCCGAAAAATTCCAGCAAAAAGTCACGGTTCATAAAGCAAAAATAAAGAAAGGCGCCGTAAAAGTAGGGGATTTTGTTAAGGCCTTTATAGATATTCCGAGGCGTAAAGCGATCATGCGTAATCATACCGCGACCCATCTTCTGCATTGGGCTCTGGGTAAAGTTCTGGGCGAGCATATAAGGCAGGCGGGTTCTTACGTCGGCCCGGAGTATTTCAGGTTCGACTTTAATCATTTTAAAGCTGTTTCCAGGGAAGAACTGGATAAGATCGAAAATCTGATCAATGAGAAGATAATAGAAAGCTCAAATGTAACGGTTACCGAACTCCCTGTTGCAGAGGCAAAAAAGACGGGAGCCGTTGCGCTTTTCGGGGAAAAATACGGAGATCTTGTCAGAGTGGTATCGGTCGAGGGCGTCAGTAAAGAGTTCTGCGGCGGCACTCATGTAAAAAATATCGGCAAGATCGGAGTTGTCAAGATCACCTCCGAGAGTTCAGTCGCTTCAGGAATTAGAAGGATCGAAGCGGTCTCGGGTCTTGGCGCTTACAAGATCATTAAGGAAAAAGAAAAAATACTGAATGACCTGTCCGAGCTTTTAAAACTTGAAGATAATCTTATCGTGGAAAGGATAAGTAAGTTTGCCGAACAGATAAAATCCCTGGAAAAAGAGATCTCAAAGCTTAAAAGAGGGGAAGGTGTCGCAAAGACTGACGATGTCCTTAAAGAAGCCAAAGAAGTTAAAGGCGCAAAAATAGTTGTGCAGGAACTTGCCGGCGTTAATCCGGGCGATCTCAGGGATATCGGGGACAAGATAAAAGATAAAATGAAAGCGGGTGTTATTGTTCTCTTTACCAAAGGTGAAGAAAAAGTTTCATATGTTTGTATGGTTACAAAAGAACTGTCTGCGTCGGTAAAAGCCGGCGTAATAGTCAAAGAAATTGCCGCGCTAACAGAAGGTAGCGGCGGGGGCAGGGACGATATGGCGCAGGGCGGTTGTAAAACAGCTTCAGTCCCTGATATGAAAGTTCTTCTTGCAAAAACGACTGAGATTATCGAGGTAAAGTTGTAATAGTCTTATTATTCCATTTCAGGGATCTCGGGACTTATTTTAAAGTGGTTTAGACCAGGAATATTATTTTTGTTTTTACAAGTTCGGTGTACTCTTTTACTGTAATGCTTCTGGCTTTTCTCGTGGGAATTGCTCTTCAGAGCTTACAGTTATCCCGGTAAACATCCAGAGCGTACTTGTA from Candidatus Firestonebacteria bacterium RIFOXYD2_FULL_39_29 harbors:
- a CDS encoding alanine--tRNA ligase, which codes for MRTNDIRTLFLDYFKSKDHTLVKSDSLIPSNDPTLLFTSAGMVQFKSMYVSKGKLEYVRATSCQKCVRTPDLENVGKTPRHHTFFEMLGNFSFGDYFKKESLAYSWDFITNVLKLPKDSLWASIYEDDNEAFEIWNKEIGLPAERIVRLGKKDNFWGPVGGTGPCGPCSEIYIDFGPSFGCGKKDCKPGCDCDRFEEFWNNVFPCFDAQPDGSFKPLQNRGVDTGMGLERLASILQDTKNNYDIDIIKPLVLEAGKLTNTVYKNDAKKDVMLKVIADHARATTFLIGDGIFPLNEGRGYVLRRIIRRAVRFGKLLGQDLPFMYKLSGNVVEQMKLPYPELDERKEQISRIIKQEEERFLETLNQGMNLLEGFMDKNKGVIPGEEAFKLYDTFGFPLELTIEIAAEKSVKVDEAGFEKAFTVQQEKARSAWKGSGEKEMSGQLAQFAKTEFSGYDSYDAEAKVIGLLKDGKVADSANEGEDVAILLNKSPFYGEMGGQAGDSGIISNDKFTALVISSEKFQQKVTVHKAKIKKGAVKVGDFVKAFIDIPRRKAIMRNHTATHLLHWALGKVLGEHIRQAGSYVGPEYFRFDFNHFKAVSREELDKIENLINEKIIESSNVTVTELPVAEAKKTGAVALFGEKYGDLVRVVSVEGVSKEFCGGTHVKNIGKIGVVKITSESSVASGIRRIEAVSGLGAYKIIKEKEKILNDLSELLKLEDNLIVERISKFAEQIKSLEKEISKLKRGEGVAKTDDVLKEAKEVKGAKIVVQELAGVNPGDLRDIGDKIKDKMKAGVIVLFTKGEEKVSYVCMVTKELSASVKAGVIVKEIAALTEGSGGGRDDMAQGGCKTASVPDMKVLLAKTTEIIEVKL